The nucleotide sequence GATCAAACCCCTTTTGGTTTCTTGCTTGAGGATGCAAGAACCCGAGATCATAAACCTCAGGCGGATCGTGTCTTTCATCGCTCACGATGTTATGATACTCGACAACGGCGGTTGGGACGAGCTCAGCGAATGTATCTACGAGATATCGTGTCACGACCCTCTAAAGGCTTTGCACGTCTTCGTGGACTTGCCTCCAGTGTACGAGAGGTTCGTACACAATTGCGGAGGGATGGTTGTGGAGAAAGCAGAGAAGGTGCTGCTTGTTCCTTACCAAGACCGAGTCGATGATTGGAGTTTAGGTTTGCAAGCTGTTGTGAAACTTGGGATTCAAGTCTTGGATTCTGAAATGAAAGTCGATATGGTGAAGCGTCTTCTTGCTCTTCTTGTCAAGGCAGCGAGTGATCTTGTGGCGAAGGGTATGGAAGAGTTTCTGGTACGAGGGCTTGCGGATCTCGAGAGGTTCTTGGAACGAGAGAAGAGGTTGTATAATTACAATAAGGATCAATGCGAATTTGTGTCTTGTTTCTTGTTCAAGATCAAAGACTTGGGACCACTAACCTATGAGGCTACGGAGAGGATCCATCGTATGGTTAAGTCTACACCATCACGAGTTCATGGAGCATGTTCTGAAGGTGAATGGTTTGATCGTTTGAACAACTTACCGCCTCTTGAGATATTAAGAATCTTTGCGTCTACTGATGTTGAAGAGAGGTTCAGAGATATGGCAATCAGAGGGCTCAACGTGTTACTCTCTGATTACGTTTCAAGGGAAGAAGAGTCAACGGACGCTTCACTGTTGAGAGAACTTCAGCTACTGCTCATCTCTTGCCTTTGGGAAAAAGAAGGAATCACTGAGAGCATGTTCAGAGTCCTTGGTGAGGTTGTCTACCACGTTGCGTTTGAGATGATGACCTCCCATGTTGAGTTATGGGATGATCTCGGCTACTATATTACATCACACATCGAAACAGATTTTCAGAGAGCGGTTTATGTCTTCCAGTGCTTAACAATGTGGCTTCATGAGGAATTTATTGATCCTATAGTGGAGCATCTGCTCCCAGAGATAAACAAAAGGCTAAACCCACCGAGTGATGTTTTGGTAGATAGCAGTTGTTGCTGGGTCTTGGCATTTTTGGGTGCCTTTTGTGCCATCAGTCAATTGGTAGCGATGAAAGATTATGCTGAAACTGTGATGGAGATGGCAGATAAGATGGTAGATTCAGTGAGAGAGCTTGTGGAAAGAAAATTGGAAGTTGGGTTTGTGAGGAGAGCTTTCAGAGATTTTGAAATCATTGTGAAGAAGCAAATGGAATGGTTTCGTATGAACGAATACAAGTTGACCAAGTCTCTGCTTCTTAGACTCTACGTAATCAAAGGCATGACAATGGACAGCAAGATGGTGTTGTGGAGAATCAACGTGTTTGTGGAAAGAGGAATGGCTGATCATCTGGCCGCTTAACGGTTGTATAATCTGATGGTTAGTCTGATATTGTATATACGTTAGTGCCAATCCTTCTTTCATACAGTTAGAGATTCTCTTGAGTGTTTCCTCTTTGGTTATGTTCCCCTCAATGTGTTTTGTCTCTGTTTGATCATGTCTCGAGAGGTACAGATACACTGTACAAATATACCTAATGTCTCGAGCTCAACAATCATtctttcattcaataaaaaactTACCTCTTGAGGGCTTTTGTCTCTGTATAACAATCATTCCAAAGTTTATTTTGCCTTGGTTTAATCAAAAGTCAGTTACAAACTTGTTTATTTTGtaagctcctttgagcttgttaaaaaaaagagattttgaTACGCCCtgcaataaaaaaaagtaaagcgTCGATCAACTTTGGGtttatattagtattttattatggattaataatttttattaatgcaGTATCAATTTGTAAAGCGAGATTCTGATCTAAGATCTGAACTTAAATATTTGGGATTCGATGTCTACAATTTAAAGTgtataaatacaatatattttattacaaattaataatttttataatgcAGTATGTTATAAGTTagtagtaaaatataaataaatttaaaaactaatatagCTTACtagaaattttgattttttcagaAAATAAGTTTGGTAGGATAAGACCCATTTTGTAGTGGTCTAAATATGTgcttatttgataaaataacCTGCAAAAATTTGTAACTGTAagaaataaatcttaaactccttCACCATATACAAACAGAATAATATAAACATTGAATAATGTGTAACGTTTTagcaatttatatatatatatatatatatatatatctaatttttaatattctaacttaaacaatttttattttatatattaacttTCATTCCCAACTTGTTTCACCATATAATGaaataatacaaatattgattaatttttaatatatttataaatttaaaatgtataaatataattttaggaGAATCTACCAAAAACCgcttaaataatgatttaaatTGTAAAAGTAGATCATATATTCAATCAAATAAAAACTGACCTTTTTAGGTGGTAAATTACTATTTAATTCTTATGACCAAACATAAAATCAGAAAATTATTTTACGATTTTGTCATTCGAAAGTCTACACGTAACAAAAgaattctatatatatgtagatcCCCTAGAAAGTCTATTATGTAGACTTATTTTGTAGTCTACATCataatttgatctaataatttaattttaaaaatgtataaatataatgtttgtgaaattttcaattaatcatcaatataaaGGTTAATATgaagtatataaattaatattaggAGAATCTACCCAAAACAGCTTAAATAATGATTTGAATTGTAAAAGTAGATCACATATTCAATCAAATCAAAACTGACCTAAAGAAGTGGTAAAATTACTATTTAAttcttgtgaccaaacaaaaaatcagaaaattatTTTACGATTTTGTCATTCGAAACTCTATATGTAACAAAAGAATTCTACATATATGTAGATCCCCTAAAAAGTCTATTATGTAGATTTATTATGTAGTCTACATCataatttgatctaataatgtaatttttaaaatgtataaaaataatgtttgtaaaatttttaattaatcatcaatataaaagttaatatgaagtatataaattaatattttatatagttaaacAATTTAAAAGAGTATATATTGATTTGGTAACCATGTATTGGACAATGCTTATGGTTTATTAATAAAAGGTTCATGTAAGCTCTTTTAGAGTTagattcttagggttagattatagatttagaaaaaaatttatttattgacctaaattttttttagagttAGATTCTTAAGGTTTAGATTTATAGATGTTAGACATATTAATGCCGAGTAGTTAATATTACATATTTCTGTATTTGATACAATGATTAATTGAGACCTTTTTGTTATCAAGTAtacatttagggtttggagtttgtGGTTTAAGGTGTTGTAGATGTATAATGGAGTCTACTTATTTTAAGGGTATAGTAGACGTCTTTTGTAATCTACTAGGATTCTGagtacaaaaaatagttttaaattaaattatttttcttatgaaattttttaaatcataagttaaaattattagaagaataaagaacaaaataattataaattaatttttataataaagataataaaatcataGTAGACTAATTTCTAAGTCTACCAAACCAGACACAATTTGagattacaaaaacaaaataattttgatttattttattttttgtatgaataaactaaaatgataaTCATCACGcttatattcaaaaattgtaaaatcatattaaaattattaaaaaacctagaataaaaaataataataaaattataatagtagacttccaaaaaAATCTACTTAGTAGACTTATAATAAAGTTTACTGAGTagatttacaataaaaaatactccaaatttttaattttagtagacttccAAAAATAGTTTACAGTGTCGTAAATTTAACCTAGCTAGAAATTTTGTCTCCttatataaatgaaatttaCATAATCTCTCTCTAAAATGGCTGCACAagtttctaaaactctctcattattatctttttttgtaggtattatcattcatggttttcatctttttctttaaaaatgtaagttttagatctatagattttaaatatgtacgTTTacgtttatattcaaataaagttatATATTCAAACTATATGCATTCAATTTGCTATTATTTTATCTCATCACTCATAAACGTCAAGCTATAGACTATAAACAAGCGCTAAATGGGAGGCAGCCCATTACTAGGTATTTTACTTacggttttatttattttttccgaTTTATTTGATTTCAGATCCAAGGAAGAAAAGTTTGTAACGAGCATTGTCTGACACCCTTTACCATATCTTGGTTGATACTGTGCGTACAAGAGCATCGCCCGACACCACTCTATTATCGATCGATACTCTTATCAGAAACAAGTTACCCGATTCCTTGTTACATTCTatttacttatgatttattttcttctttgatCTTAGGCTGAATAAACTGGGGACAATGTTGTTTAAGTCTTGGAGAAGTGTTACTAATAttgagttttgtttttgatttttgctTTTTGAGTCGAATAGTAATTCATTATTCTTAACAATAGGTCGTGGAGAATTCTTGGTTCATCATACTATACCAAATCGAAGCAAACTCCTTTTCCTTTGCTTTTTTGGAAGAAAGGGAGGATCTGGACAAAATCGATGAAATGGAAGAAATCCGAGTGAAtggaaaaaatgttttattgagtcaagaaagaGACTATGATAAGTTTTTCGATTTTAGTAGTATTTTACCATCTCTAGCACCATCtaagatttactgattgcagagtGTAATAGATGAAGACACCGCAGTGGATTACCTACCACTAACACTCACACCTGCTAAGAATGCTTAGAGAAACCAAAGCTGACTTCCAACCTTAATCTACAACAGCAGCTtgttttggggcttggtatacactgAATCGGATTCCTCCTACAAGTCTGGAAGATAAAAATCTGTGCTTTTCTATTTTCCCTCTCTTTCCCCTTTTGATTTTTAAGGAATTTGAACAGGATTTGGTGGCAACAACCATTAAaacttgattcataaaaaatctAGTATGAGATAacggtcaaaaagaagtgaacagaaattggtggctacaaccattagaGTTTGATTCATGAAAGCATGTCTATTTATTCCAGtcaattaaacaaataaaatgatacCCTGCAAAGGAGTGAGACATTGACTGAGAGAggtgagaagagagagagagaagaaagggaTTAGATATGACTGCATGTTGATCAAGATACTTGTCTGAGTAAGAGTCCATGTGTCATATGATCGATATTTCCAAGATTTAGCCTAAACATCTATATTTATGCAGAAATGAGGTCAGTAGAGCGGTATGTGGAGCTATTAGTGGAATTGTTTGGTGTatgaaatggttgctaagctagtgTGCAGTCATTGAAAATCACTTTTGAGGTCAGTGATCGTTCAGTTCCATTTATATTATTTGCGGAGATACTTGGTAGTACTTCTATAAATTGTTTTGCGTTTCCGACGTTTTCAAACCTTTTCCAGAGATACTTGATAGTACTTCTATAAATTGTTCTATGTTTTCCTTGAAGACAAGCAAAATGATAAGTCAGAGAGAGTTGATATACTATGGATTTGACCACTTTTTATGCCATAGTATATATCTTATTTAGAGTCTTTATGTTATGTTTGGTCTATTCTAGTATATTTATAGGTCTAGGTACATTATGGACATTATGGAGCTGAAATGGAGCCAAACCCGTAGCTGAGCAAATGAAGAGGCGACAAAGCTGATATCCAGTGGAAGTGTCGGTCGACACACATCCTTGGTGTCGATTGACACATGTGTGTCGACCGACACCCGATGCGAGGAGTTTTGCGGGCCGAAATCAAGATTTGAGCCCAGAAGTTCACATATTTACAAGAATGCTCCTGGCGAGTTTTAACctagaatatataaaattataaattgtgTCATTGTTTGGGCATAAAGACACACAAAAATACAGAGTAGATTTTATAGCTTTAAGGTTTTGGAGAAAAGATTcaagaactccttcagagtaTTGTATTGGAACTCCAGTTTTCTATCTCTATCTTATTTCGCAATTCATTCAGTTTATCTTTATGTCTtattatgtctgagtagttacCTTGTTACACTTAGGGTTTATATGGTTATGAAGAATTATTAATATTAGAACTGCTAGGGTGATAAATTGACATCCTGAGTTAGAACTTACTGTTTGtattctagagtagctaactagaatcATGATTTAGGAGTTGACAACTACGAGAGTAGGCTCATATCTGATAGTAATTCTGTTGAGCTAGGTTGTTAGGCGCACGCGAGGGCTGGTCTAAACATCTAGTGAACATAACCGATCAAAGCTTAAAGCTTGTCGGAAGAGTATGGATCGACACCCTTTAATTaggtgcatcgatcgataccgatTCCGTGTGACACGCGAGAGCGTAGACATAGAATTCCAACACATAGACTCGCATTGAGAGCTAGACAATCTTATATTAGTATTCGAGTTCTAGGATTGATTATCACATGCACTTATCAACtatatcataatttatattacctTACCTGAAAATCTAGCTTCCGTTTTATTTGTGCAAACACATCTCATCTATCCTATTTACTGATCAGATGAAtagtaaaatcaaattaatttgtACAATTTAACTAGATTTATGActgaatataaataaatatgttaaaataacTTTGTGACTACAtaagatattaataaaataaatatgtttaatgGCAAAATTGTAATGATTTATTTTCTACTGTTAAAATGTAGTaatttcatttttgtaattactatttTAGAGTTAACCATAGGTATAAACATCAAACTagtgataaaataaaattagagttAATCTAATAgcaaactaataaataaaaactaaactaacttttttctattaaatttaATAGGGTATGAAAGATGATGTTTGTCCACAAAACCACAGAGAGAGACTATTAACAAACATGTATGGAATATTTTGCACAACAGATGGGTGTTCAAGAAATCACAAGGCAGTGATTAGGTGTTTGGATGAGGACTACCACATAGGCAGATTATTCGGGGCATAAGCGTTAAAGaatcattgatttattttatatgtattttaaatttatacgagatatttagtttttgggtctaattataacattattttgatgaattatcaaaattaaatatacaaaataattaaacagatttgtgaatttttactaacattattaattaatttaacatatttatactactttaGATCAACTTAACCCATTTTAAAAGTGTTTTAAATtggatttaaaataaatcttttCAGTTAAAGAGGAATTTGCCACCTAGGCGCTGCCCAGGGCAATTTAGTTATAAGTGATTTAAATTGAATAAGATTTAGATgaaattatatcaaaatctCTCTTCAATAGATGATAGACTTTCTCTATTTAAAAAAAGGTAAGATATCTTTAAATACTGTACCAAAAtagttgtaaatatatagtcaAGCAGATATAGTCAAATACTTCAAAAATTAGTGattatatttctataatttATCACCTTATAATTGTATATAAAGCTTTTTACTAGACTCCAACTTTGTTAGATCTATCTACAATATCAACatagacaaatattaaaaacaaaatggcCAAGGCAGCTTCTTCACTTGCTCTCCCCATAATCTTCCTTGTTTTGTTTTCCTTTGGTACACATTTTGTTAAGATTTATTCATAAAAGTTGTATTTAATAACATTTTCACAATAAATTACTTTATAGTGCTGGTCTCTTCATAAGTATACCCCATATTTTGTTGTTGATTGTGTTAGTAGCCTTCAGTATACTTTTTTTGTTGTAACACATAGCCTTCTGTATTCATTGATCTTTATAACTGATCCatactaatattatttaaaattaactattattttctataatttttagatTCAGCTCACTATTCATTGCCATGTACAACATATATTGATTTAAGTATTATTAAGCTTTTTGTTATCTAGATTTAATAGTTCTTTTCTTATATAGGTGAACAGAATATGGGATCTATATGGTGCGACAAATTTATTGGACCATGCGTTAAATTTCCAGATTGTGATCAATCTTGCAGAGATAAACTTGGACCAGATTCAAATGGCTTTTGCGACATAAAAGCCAAAAATTATTGTCATTGCAAATATGATTGTTGGAACGGTAAAACTCATGTGTGAACTAGAATGCTATGAAATGTCAA is from Brassica napus cultivar Da-Ae chromosome A4, Da-Ae, whole genome shotgun sequence and encodes:
- the LOC106447762 gene encoding uncharacterized protein LOC106447762 — protein: MGRVMAEPPPPNLMLKARDVLATPSHQGLESVVTHLFFMAQETTEYQTANALFNFLTLYFANCLTLKLLHLYRSSSIGVHRSHLIYLLFETLQDYKNRRFELSLVALNEIKPLLVSCLRMQEPEIINLRRIVSFIAHDVMILDNGGWDELSECIYEISCHDPLKALHVFVDLPPVYERFVHNCGGMVVEKAEKVLLVPYQDRVDDWSLGLQAVVKLGIQVLDSEMKVDMVKRLLALLVKAASDLVAKGMEEFLVRGLADLERFLEREKRLYNYNKDQCEFVSCFLFKIKDLGPLTYEATERIHRMVKSTPSRVHGACSEGEWFDRLNNLPPLEILRIFASTDVEERFRDMAIRGLNVLLSDYVSREEESTDASLLRELQLLLISCLWEKEGITESMFRVLGEVVYHVAFEMMTSHVELWDDLGYYITSHIETDFQRAVYVFQCLTMWLHEEFIDPIVEHLLPEINKRLNPPSDVLVDSSCCWVLAFLGAFCAISQLVAMKDYAETVMEMADKMVDSVRELVERKLEVGFVRRAFRDFEIIVKKQMEWFRMNEYKLTKSLLLRLYVIKGMTMDSKMVLWRINVFVERGMADHLAA